The genomic interval ACCGATGTCCCTGTTCGACGACCCGTTCAATGCCGATGTGACGCTGCGTTCCTGGGGTTGCAGTTGCGGTCGCCATGCCACGCAACAGGAGCACGAGGCCGAGATCGACCGGCTGGGAGAGGACGATATTGCCGGCCGCGTCGTCGAATCGGCGATCCTGCGCGCGATGTTCCCCCGGGACGAGACCCGCCGAAGATTTCTGAAAGCCGTGGGCGCTGGCACTGCCTACGCCGCCCTGGCCCAGTTCTTCCCCCTTTCCGCCGCCAAGGAAGCCTTCGCCGCCACGGGAGGGAAGCCGGAAAAGACCAAGCTCAAGGTGGGATTCATCCCCATCACCTGTGCCACTCCCATCATCATGGCGCACCCGATGGGCTTCTATTCCAAGCACGGGCTGGACGTGGAGGTGGTGAAAACCGCAGGCTGGGCAGTGGTGCGGGACAAGTCCCTCGCCGGCGAATACGACGCCGCCCACATGCTCTCGCCCATGCCGCTGGCGATGACGCTGGGCGTCGGCTCCAACCCCATTGCCTGGACCATGCCGGCGGTGGAGAACATCAACGGCCAGGCCATCACGCTGGCGATCAAGCACAAGGACAAGCGTGACCCGAAGCAGTGGAAGGGGTTCAAGTTCGCCGTGCCCTTCGACTACTCGATGCACAACTATCTGCTGCGCTACTACGTGGCCGAGCATGGATTGGATCCGGATAAGGACATCCAGATCCGCGTAGTGCCGCCGCCCGAAATGGTGGCGAACTTGCGGGCCGACAACATCGACGGCTTCCTCGCGCCGGACCCGGTCAACCAACGGGCGGTGTACGACGGCGTCGGCTTCATCCACATGCTGTCGAAGGATATCTGGGAGGACCACCCCTGCTGCGGCTTCGCCGCGAGCCGTGAGTTTGTCACCACCATGCCGAATACTTACCGGGCGCTGCTCAAGGCCATCATCGATGCCACCGCCTTTGCCCGCAAGCCGGAAAACCGCAAGCAGATCGCTGAAGCGATCGCGCCGCCCAACTATCTCAACCAGCCGGTGACAGTGGTGGAGCAGGTGTTGACCGGCGTCTTCGCCGACGGGCTGGGCAACGTGCAGCGAGTGCCGAACCGCATCGATTTCGATCCGTTTCCGTGGCACTCGTTCGCGATATGGATCATGAGCCAGATGAAGCGCTGGGGTCAGCTCAAGGGCGACGTGGACTACCAGAAGGTGGCGCAGGAAGTGTATCTCGCCACCGACGCCGCCAAACTCATGAAAGAGGTGGGTTTGACGCCTCCCGCCACGACCAGCAAGCGCTTCGTGGTCATGGGCAAACCCTTCGACCCGGCCAGGCCCGAGGAATACCTCAAGGGCTTCGCCATCAAGCGGGCGTAGGCCATGGATTCCACAAAGCCCTGGGCTCCCATCCTGCTATCCCTGCTCATCCTGGCCGTTTTTCTCGCGGTTTGGCAGCTCGCCACGCTGCCGGCGCCTGGGCAGACCACGGTGGACCCGGAATACGCCAAGCTGGTGGGTGCCGCGGCAGCGAGCGGCCAGAAGTCCGCCATGCCCTCGCCGGCGGACGTGGGCGCCAAGCTCTGGGAACACCTGCAGGACCCGTTCTACGTGCGCGGCACCAACGACAAGGGCATCGGCATCCAGCTCGCGTATTCGATCGGGCGGGTGCTGGTTGGCTTCACCCTGGCGGCGCTGGTGGCCATCCCCCTGGGCTTCCTGATCGGCATGTCGCCGCTCCTGTACAAAGCTCTCGATCCGTTCATCCAGGTGCTGAAGCCTGTCTCGCCCCTCGCGTGGATGCCGCTCGCGCTCTACACGATCAAGGACTCGGGCGCTGCTTCGATCTTCGTGATCTTCGTCTGTTCCCTGTGGCCGATGTTGATCAACACCGCTTTCGGCGTCATGTCGGTGCGCAGAGAGTGGCTGAACGTCGCCCGCACGCTGGAGGTCAAGCCGGTACGCAAAGCGTTTCGGGTCATTCTCCCGGCGGCCGCCCCGACCATCATGACCGGGATGCGCATTTCCATCGGCATCGCCTGGCTGGTGATCGTGGCCGCCGAAATGCTGGTCGGCGGGACCGGAATCGGCTATTTCGTCTGGAACGAATGGAACAACCTCTCGATCACCAACATCCTGTCGGCCATTCTGGCCATCGGTCTGATCGGCATGCTGCTCGACGCGGTTCTTGCCCGCCTGGCCAAGGCGGTTACCTTTCCGGAGTGAGCCCCGTGTCCGACCAGCCTTTGATCAAACTGGAGGGCGTCACCAAGCGCTACCCCGCCAAGGCCGGCGTCACCACCGTGTTTGAGAACGTCTGGCTTTCGATCGGGCAAGGCGAGTTCGTGTGCGTGATCGGTCACTCGGGCTGCGGGAAAACCACGATCCTCAACATCCTGGCAGGACTGGAGCGCCCCAGCGAGGGCTACGTCTTCGTCCAGGGCCGCGAAATCTCGGGACCGAGCCTGGAGCGGGCAGTCATCTTCCAGAGTCATGCGCTGCTGCCCTGGCTCACGGTGCTGGGCAACATCGCCTTCGCGGTCAAATCCAGATGGCCGGACTGGGACCGGGCGCGGGTGCGCACCCACTGCCAGCGCTACATCGACCTCGTGAACCTCTCCGGCTCGGAAAAGAAACGCCCGGCCGAGCTCTCCGGCGGCATGAAGCAGCGCGTGGGCATTGCCCGGGCGCTCGCGATCCAGCCCAAGATCCTGCTCATGGACGAGCCGTTTTCCGCGCTGGACGCCCTCACCCGGGGCGTGCTGCAGGAAGAAGTGCTGAGGATCTGCGCAGAAACCCGCCAGACCGTGTTCATGATCACCCACGACGTGGACGAAGCGATCCTCCTCGCCGACAAGATCGTGCTCATGACCAACGGCCCGAAAGCAAGGATCGCCGAGGTGGTGCTCAACACGCTGCCCCGGGATCGGACGCGGCATAACCTGCATCACCACCCCCATTATTACGCCATCCGCAACCACCTGATCGACTTCCTCGTCGAGCGCTCCAGGAACTTCGACCGGGAGATCGCCCAGCGCCCGTACGACCCCAGGAATCCGCCTTTGATCATGCCGGGAATCAGCGAGGGTGCCAGCCGGCCGGTCGCAGCGGCTCCTGCGGCGCAGCCGGCCTCCATCAACATGAGACTCTGACCGCCAGACAAAGGAGACGCCCATGAAGCACGAAAGCAGCGAAATGAAAATGGTCGCCATGGCCCCCATGGCAAAGCCGCTCACCCGCGCCGACGTCACCGAAATGATCGTCGCCGCCAAAATCCAGAAGGGCCTCACATGGAAAGAAGTCGCCGCCAAGATCGGCAAGAGTGTCGAATGGAGCACGGCCGCGCTGCTTGGCCAGATGCAGATGACCAAGGAGCAGGCGGAAGCCGCCGG from Pelomicrobium methylotrophicum carries:
- a CDS encoding CmpA/NrtA family ABC transporter substrate-binding protein; translated protein: MSLFDDPFNADVTLRSWGCSCGRHATQQEHEAEIDRLGEDDIAGRVVESAILRAMFPRDETRRRFLKAVGAGTAYAALAQFFPLSAAKEAFAATGGKPEKTKLKVGFIPITCATPIIMAHPMGFYSKHGLDVEVVKTAGWAVVRDKSLAGEYDAAHMLSPMPLAMTLGVGSNPIAWTMPAVENINGQAITLAIKHKDKRDPKQWKGFKFAVPFDYSMHNYLLRYYVAEHGLDPDKDIQIRVVPPPEMVANLRADNIDGFLAPDPVNQRAVYDGVGFIHMLSKDIWEDHPCCGFAASREFVTTMPNTYRALLKAIIDATAFARKPENRKQIAEAIAPPNYLNQPVTVVEQVLTGVFADGLGNVQRVPNRIDFDPFPWHSFAIWIMSQMKRWGQLKGDVDYQKVAQEVYLATDAAKLMKEVGLTPPATTSKRFVVMGKPFDPARPEEYLKGFAIKRA
- the ntrB gene encoding nitrate ABC transporter permease: MDSTKPWAPILLSLLILAVFLAVWQLATLPAPGQTTVDPEYAKLVGAAAASGQKSAMPSPADVGAKLWEHLQDPFYVRGTNDKGIGIQLAYSIGRVLVGFTLAALVAIPLGFLIGMSPLLYKALDPFIQVLKPVSPLAWMPLALYTIKDSGAASIFVIFVCSLWPMLINTAFGVMSVRREWLNVARTLEVKPVRKAFRVILPAAAPTIMTGMRISIGIAWLVIVAAEMLVGGTGIGYFVWNEWNNLSITNILSAILAIGLIGMLLDAVLARLAKAVTFPE
- a CDS encoding ABC transporter ATP-binding protein, translated to MSDQPLIKLEGVTKRYPAKAGVTTVFENVWLSIGQGEFVCVIGHSGCGKTTILNILAGLERPSEGYVFVQGREISGPSLERAVIFQSHALLPWLTVLGNIAFAVKSRWPDWDRARVRTHCQRYIDLVNLSGSEKKRPAELSGGMKQRVGIARALAIQPKILLMDEPFSALDALTRGVLQEEVLRICAETRQTVFMITHDVDEAILLADKIVLMTNGPKARIAEVVLNTLPRDRTRHNLHHHPHYYAIRNHLIDFLVERSRNFDREIAQRPYDPRNPPLIMPGISEGASRPVAAAPAAQPASINMRL